In Bradyrhizobium sp. 200, the sequence GTTGCCTGGCTCATGGCTGATCCTGGAACCGTGAATCACTTCCGCGGTGTGATCGGGAAATCATAGGCCTGCCGGCTCGCTCCCGGCAGCGAAAAGTGCCACCACTCCTTCGAATAGTTTACAAATCCTCGCCGTGCCATCACCAGGACCAGCTTCTCCCGCCAGCGGCGCTGGGCTGCGGTGATGGATTTCGCTGCCGTGTGCGACTTGACGTCGGCACAGTCGTAACCGGTGCCCATGTCGACGCTGCCGTCCGGCGCGCGAAGGTTCACATTGGCGGTGCAGTCGCCATAGTCCTTGGTGGAATCGAACACCGCCGAATTGTCGGCTTTCAGATCAACCAAAGCGAGGTCGAGCGCGGCGCCGGTGGAATGGCCCGAATGGGTCGCGATGTAGCCGAGGCGAAACAGGTCGGCCTTGCTGAACACCGGATTGTAGCGTTTCTGCGCCGGCGTTTCCTTGCCATCGCGCGACCAGGCCACCATGTCGGCAACCGCACGCGTCGGCCGGTAGCAGTCGAACATCTTCAGCGACAGGTTCTGCAGCGCGAGCTCTTCCTGAACGCTCTTCAGCAGCGCGCCAACCTCGCGCTTCACCACGCATTCGGCAGCCTCGTATCCCCTGAGCGGACGGCCGACGAAGTTGTTTGAGCCGGCGTAACGGATATCCTGAATGATGGTCGGATCGATGTCGCTCAGATAGACGAAGCCGGCCGGCAGTTTTTGCGCCTGCGCGGCGGTGCTCGCCGGGCAACCCGCCGCGAATATCGCTGCGAGTGCCGTCCGTCTTCCGCGGCCCCTGCCGGCGATCGCCAATGCCCACAACATGATCCGGACGGATTGAATGAAAAGCCGCACGTTCTTCATGGTCTGATGCATCGCGGCCATCCTAGCGGAAACCGGCTCCCGGGAACACCGGCAGGCTCCGTTTACCCTGTCGCCGAAGCGCTAGTGGATAAGTCTGCAAGCCGGATTTGTAGCTTGCCCTGCGTGGCATCTCTGCCTATAGCAAGGCTTTAATGACCCCTGCATCGAAATCGACCTTCGTCCTCGGGCACCGGCATCTGCTGGGAATCGAGGGGCTTTCCGCTGCCGACATCACCGGCCTGCTCGACCTTTCCGAGGAATATGTCGAGCTCAACCGCCAGGTGGACAAAAAGCGCACTTCTCTGCGCGGTCGCACCCAGGTGAACCTGTTTTTCGAGGCCTCGACCCGAACCCAATCCTCGTTCGAGCTGGCGGGGAAACGGCTTGGCGCCGACGTCATGAACATGTCGGTGTCCTCATCCTCGATCCGCAAGGGTGAGACGCTGATGGACACGGCGGTGACGCTCAACGCCATGCACCCGGATATCCTGGTGGTGCGGCACCACGCCTCCGGCGCGGTGGAACTTCTGGCGCGCAAGGTTGACGGTTCCGTGATCAATGCCGGCGACGGCGCCCACGAGCATCCGACCCAGGCGCTGCTGGATGCGTTGACCATCCGCCGGAATAAAGGCCGGCTGGAAGGGCTCGTGATCGCGATCTGCGGCGACGTGATGCATTCGCGCGTGGCGCGCTCCAATATCCTTCTGCTCAACACCATGGGCGCCCGCGTCCGCGTCGTCGCCCCCTCCACGCTGCTGCCGCGCGGCATCGAGCGGATGGGCGTCGAGGTCGCGCGCGACATGCGCGAGGGCCTCAATGGCGCCGACATCGTGATGATGCTGCGGCTGCAGCGCGAGCGCATGAACGGCTCCTTCGTGCCGTCGAGCCAGGAGTATTTCCATTATTTCGGTCTCGACCAGAAGAAGCTCGCTTATGCCAAGCCGGACGCGCTGGTGATGCATCCGGGGCCGATGAACCGCGGTGTCGAGATCGACTCGATCGTGGCGGACGGCGCGCAATCGCTGATCCGCGAACAGGTGGAAATGGGAGTGGCGGTGCGGATGGCGGTGCTCGAAGCGCTCGCCCGCAACCTGCCAAACGCGTGAGACCATGCTGACTGATCGACGCCCCATCCTGCTCGCCAATGCGCGCGTCGTCGATCCCTCCCGGGATTTCGACGGCCCCGGCGACGTCCTGATTGCCGATGGCACGATCCGCGACTCCAGGCGCGGCATCGGCGCGGCCGGCGTGCCCGAAGGCACCGACATCATCAATTGCGCCGGCAAGATCGTCGCCCCCGGGCTGATCGACATGCGCGCCTTTGTCGGCGAGCCTGGCGCCAGCCACCGCGAGACGTTTGCCTCTGCCAGCCAGGCGGCGGCGGCCGGCGGCATCACCACGATCATCTGCCAGCC encodes:
- a CDS encoding M15 family metallopeptidase — protein: MHQTMKNVRLFIQSVRIMLWALAIAGRGRGRRTALAAIFAAGCPASTAAQAQKLPAGFVYLSDIDPTIIQDIRYAGSNNFVGRPLRGYEAAECVVKREVGALLKSVQEELALQNLSLKMFDCYRPTRAVADMVAWSRDGKETPAQKRYNPVFSKADLFRLGYIATHSGHSTGAALDLALVDLKADNSAVFDSTKDYGDCTANVNLRAPDGSVDMGTGYDCADVKSHTAAKSITAAQRRWREKLVLVMARRGFVNYSKEWWHFSLPGASRQAYDFPITPRK
- a CDS encoding aspartate carbamoyltransferase catalytic subunit produces the protein MTPASKSTFVLGHRHLLGIEGLSAADITGLLDLSEEYVELNRQVDKKRTSLRGRTQVNLFFEASTRTQSSFELAGKRLGADVMNMSVSSSSIRKGETLMDTAVTLNAMHPDILVVRHHASGAVELLARKVDGSVINAGDGAHEHPTQALLDALTIRRNKGRLEGLVIAICGDVMHSRVARSNILLLNTMGARVRVVAPSTLLPRGIERMGVEVARDMREGLNGADIVMMLRLQRERMNGSFVPSSQEYFHYFGLDQKKLAYAKPDALVMHPGPMNRGVEIDSIVADGAQSLIREQVEMGVAVRMAVLEALARNLPNA